Proteins from one Bombus pascuorum chromosome 15, iyBomPasc1.1, whole genome shotgun sequence genomic window:
- the LOC132914434 gene encoding pancreatic lipase-related protein 2-like, with product MMRRKKQGVTEGGEASILLLVALTPVICSAGILDPWQWARSDRIEVNIPWLPFENETRCYDELGCLNITRSWYHLIHRPLNVFPLPREVINTKFILYTNDNNVEGQTLSAAKDKSIKRSYFDPKRKTKFIIHGFIDTPLSNWVNEMRNELLKHDNYNVIIVDWGGGSLPLYTQATANTRLVGLEIAHLVQHLQTNYGLDPNDVHLIGHSLGAHTAGYAGEKMGGKVGRITGLDPAEPYFQGMPSHVRLDYTDAKLVDVIHTDGKSFFFLGLPGYGMIQPCGHLDFYPNNGKEQPGCTDLSETTPSLPLTLIKEGLEEASRVLVACNHVRSIKLFTESINSKCQYVAHECSSYASFLRGECFSCKSNNSLSCGIMGYHADTSPALVGRRAMGQDILSLLGSKFFFATGKEDPFCRRHYRITIDLARPPSAESWVQGFLKVTFHAENDIIRDIDLTPSGYMKLEHGSTVRMVVAHPAGASGELGKIRRVELSWTYDMDVLQPKSLCFFWCNDRLYVNSVTVDVMEIPGRGKREADFTSKLCSASRQEYAEIASGSTASFVDNC from the exons GATGAGGAGGAAGAAGCAAGGAGTCACCGAGGGCGGAGAAGCGTCGATTCTGCTACTCGTCGCATTGACTCCTGTTATCTGTTCCGCTGGAATCCTGGATCCTTGGCAGTGGGCACGTAGCGATCGAATCGAGGTCAACATTCCATGGTTGCCGT tcgAGAACGAGACACGATGCTACGACGAGCTAGGGTGCCTGAACATAACCAGAAGCTGGTATCACCTTATCCATAGACCGCTCAATGTCTTCCCTTTACCACGAGAAGTCATCAATACGAAATttattctatacacgaacgaTAATAACGTCGAA GGCCAGACATTGTCAGCCGCGAAAGACAAGTCGATTAAACGGTCGTACTTTGAtccaaaaaggaaaacgaaattcATTATACACGGGTTCATAGACACTCCGCTTAGCAATTGGGTCAAC GAAATGAGAAACGAATTATTGAAGCATGACAACTACAATGTCATCATAGTTGACTGGGGTGGAGGAAGTTTGCCACTTTATACTCAAGCAACCGCCAACACGAGGCTGGTGGGCCTTGAAATAGCTCATCTCGTTCAACACCTGCAG ACAAATTACGGACTGGACCCGAATGATGTGCACCTGATCGGACACAGCCTGGGCGCACATACCGCGGGATATGCAGGAGAAAAGATGGGAGGGAAGGTCGGTCGTATTACGGGACTGGATCCAGCAGAGCCCTATTTCCAAGGGATGCCCAGTCACGTAAGGCTGGACTACACCGACGCCAAGTTGGTCGACGTCATTCACACCGATGGCAAGAGCTTCTTTTTCCTAG GGCTTCCCGGATATGGAATGATTCAACCATGTGGCCACCTGGACTTCTACCCGAACAATGGCAAGGAACAGCCAGGATGCACTGATCTCAGCGAAACTACCCCTTCCTTGCCTTTAACCCTGATCAAAGAAGGTCTGGAAGAAGCGTCGCGAGTACTGGTTGCCTGCAATCATGTCCGTTCCATAAAACTCTTCACCGAGAGCATCAACTCCAAGTGCCAATACGTGGCCCACGAGTGTTCCAGTTACGCCAGCTTCCTCAGAGGCGAATGTTTCTCGTGCAAGAGCAACAACAGTCTTAGTTGCGGTATTATGGGTTACCATGCGGACACCAGTCCAGCTTTGGTTGGAAGGCGGGCTATGGGACAGGATATTCTGTCTCTGCTCGGGTCGAAATTCTTCTTCGCCACTGGCAAAGAAGATCCCTTTTGCA GGAGACACTACAGGATCACCATCGATCTTGCCCGGCCACCGAGTGCAGAAAGTTGGGTCCAAGGCTTCCTGAAAGTCACTTTTCACGCGGAGAACGACATTATTCGAGACATTGATCTCACGCCTAG CGGTTACATGAAATTGGAACATGGCTCGACAGTCCGAATGGTCGTCGCTCATCCGGCCGGTGCATCCGGTGAACTTGGGAAAATTCGACGCGTTGAGCTTTCATGGACCTACGATATGGATGTGTTACAACCGAAGTCGCTCTGCTTCTTCTGGTGTAACGATCGCCTCTACGTGAACAGCGTCACGGTGGACGTTATGGAAATACCGGGAAGAGG GAAAAGAGAAGCAGACTTCACCAGTAAGCTCTGCTCGGCAAGTAGGCAGGAGTACGCAGAAATTGCCAGCGGTTCCACGGCGTCTTTCGTCGACAACTGCTGA